Proteins encoded together in one Ferroglobus placidus DSM 10642 window:
- a CDS encoding PD-(D/E)XK nuclease family protein, translating into MLIEDHIKNLTKQEGCAKAASEILSRTAHLIKARSVAYGAAHCIFKARLVEAFGASGFFQSIIPGKGNLVHQILAIAFPRAFVDKIKRNLQELKYYVDEAEKLLEEYGMISDPSPNLISTAKNESLTMLKHALKVIPEIAEKIGLELERARVYAEMQLMSYKLHVWGVIDALVEDRINRKAIVIDWKTGHQLESKAAQISDPDIAQVCCYALLEADRLEFEDPRKPVLEGEIVPLIIRPRGNIPVASISPVYETMKRRTTLEEYLNNIILAAEHLTLVLSNVRRLIGPTFENICKFKTRQGRRASAFRYTPYNLPKGNPKTNSYRCKICGLTEECLFYIGSYEEPEEIDRLAWRSRYAIYAIRENALMPYKEIHEKISYYNFDVRSFEQGETFTLESGNRIDVFSDAEASEDGIILRREVREREIREERIISVREGRPVAVFFYEDVKSPLLRLSFVGRVDEFQQEEDEVSILVSAPNIPSRLHHILFKFYLENWRDLTLSILAVETNVDLTQMELRAIDAFQRGTKRMKEKLYNLEENLENLKNEALAILFGSLPLR; encoded by the coding sequence ATGCTGATCGAAGACCACATTAAGAATCTGACAAAGCAAGAAGGTTGTGCTAAAGCAGCATCTGAAATTTTAAGTAGAACAGCACACTTGATAAAAGCAAGAAGTGTCGCTTACGGAGCTGCTCATTGTATTTTCAAGGCTCGTCTCGTCGAAGCGTTTGGGGCGAGTGGTTTCTTTCAGAGCATAATCCCCGGAAAAGGTAATCTCGTTCACCAAATCCTCGCTATTGCTTTTCCTCGAGCGTTCGTCGATAAAATAAAAAGAAATTTGCAAGAACTCAAATACTACGTTGACGAAGCTGAAAAACTCTTAGAAGAATATGGAATGATTTCTGATCCTTCTCCAAATCTAATCTCTACAGCAAAAAATGAGTCTCTGACAATGCTAAAACACGCTTTAAAAGTCATTCCAGAAATAGCGGAAAAAATAGGATTGGAACTCGAGAGAGCGAGAGTTTACGCAGAAATGCAGTTGATGAGTTACAAACTTCACGTTTGGGGTGTAATCGACGCACTCGTCGAAGATAGGATTAATAGAAAAGCAATCGTGATTGACTGGAAGACTGGGCATCAACTTGAAAGTAAGGCTGCACAAATAAGTGATCCAGACATAGCCCAGGTTTGCTGCTACGCGTTACTTGAAGCTGATAGACTCGAATTTGAAGATCCAAGAAAACCAGTTTTAGAAGGAGAGATCGTTCCCTTAATTATCAGACCCCGCGGAAATATACCAGTGGCGAGTATAAGCCCAGTATACGAAACTATGAAGAGAAGGACAACCTTAGAGGAATACCTCAATAACATAATCTTGGCAGCAGAGCACCTGACTCTCGTCTTAAGTAACGTAAGAAGACTTATAGGACCAACTTTCGAGAATATATGTAAATTTAAAACTCGGCAAGGCAGAAGAGCAAGCGCTTTTCGATATACTCCCTACAACCTGCCAAAAGGAAACCCAAAGACCAATAGTTACCGATGCAAAATATGTGGATTAACTGAGGAATGTCTTTTCTACATAGGAAGCTACGAAGAACCCGAAGAGATTGATAGACTCGCTTGGAGGTCGAGATACGCAATTTATGCGATAAGAGAGAACGCACTAATGCCCTACAAGGAAATCCACGAAAAAATAAGTTACTATAATTTCGACGTTAGGAGTTTTGAGCAAGGAGAAACTTTCACACTCGAAAGTGGAAACAGAATAGACGTGTTTAGCGATGCTGAAGCATCTGAAGACGGAATAATCCTTAGAAGAGAAGTTAGAGAAAGAGAAATAAGAGAGGAGAGGATAATTTCGGTAAGAGAAGGTAGGCCAGTGGCAGTTTTTTTCTACGAGGACGTTAAAAGCCCCTTACTAAGGTTGAGCTTCGTCGGTAGGGTTGACGAATTTCAGCAGGAGGAAGATGAAGTCTCTATTCTTGTAAGCGCACCGAACATCCCCTCAAGGCTACACCATATCCTCTTCAAGTTTTACCTTGAAAATTGGAGAGATCTGACACTCAGCATACTGGCTGTCGAGACAAACGTAGATTTGACACAAATGGAACTCAGGGCGATAGACGCTTTTCAGAGAGGAACAAAAAGGATGAAAGAAAAACTCTATAATCTTGAAGAGAACTTAGAAAATCTCAAAAATGAAGCTCTTGCCATACTCTTTGGTTCTCTACCTTTGAGGTGA
- a CDS encoding AAA domain-containing protein, which translates to MAIYYLDDGLKEAFRLAKRKEKWALLESQKKATELMKKTVDGELSLAAVQGPPGTGKTSVVEAFAKEELPDFVTQSENELILYIAPTNHLVYEAFKRISAQLIKKGFDIQSLLSVVRVYGSKIKPMKEKEVIIGDKKLERDDLNRLVSNVDNNVRIIFATEFQRVSSRLEVEPKRIHIVADEASKSPYFRVFLPLAEKIAKNPEEYYPYTLLVLGDPQQAITVPEEFTIMDVPLLMKLTERVLKENDLKKDCWVMLDTTFRLPRPSEDPISHGFYRGKLHAHYTSRERLEIIKDSILDNISRITSALDKAGVRATSLDVKKIVDGIEEAITSNIPIVVVKTRPFKSGDTYDEERVKKAFIISSIFQLASHFSGYSFSVTTTAPYCDIVDSIAFKFHRRFHNFGSIRAPRAVTVQSLIGGESDVIVAPLGKEWLPSEIRYHPSEEFTTIYAREPELLNVQMSRHRSLMVVIGNTDRLMNQRERRIQRTVERLEELEGKGTLIIS; encoded by the coding sequence ATGGCAATCTACTATCTTGATGATGGCTTGAAAGAAGCTTTTAGATTGGCAAAAAGAAAAGAAAAGTGGGCACTACTTGAATCTCAGAAAAAAGCTACAGAACTCATGAAAAAGACTGTTGATGGTGAACTTAGCCTTGCAGCAGTTCAAGGACCTCCGGGGACAGGCAAAACAAGTGTTGTCGAAGCTTTTGCCAAGGAAGAGTTACCAGATTTCGTAACACAATCAGAAAACGAGCTAATTTTGTATATTGCTCCAACGAATCACCTCGTTTATGAAGCTTTCAAGAGAATTTCAGCCCAATTAATCAAAAAAGGATTTGATATCCAGTCTCTCTTGAGCGTTGTGCGAGTATACGGTTCGAAAATTAAACCTATGAAGGAAAAAGAGGTGATAATCGGAGATAAAAAACTCGAGAGAGACGATCTAAATAGACTCGTGAGCAACGTAGATAACAATGTCCGGATAATTTTTGCGACAGAATTCCAGAGAGTTTCAAGTAGACTTGAAGTTGAACCAAAAAGGATACACATAGTTGCTGACGAGGCAAGTAAGTCTCCATATTTCAGAGTTTTTCTACCTTTAGCTGAAAAAATAGCTAAGAATCCAGAAGAATACTATCCTTACACTCTCCTCGTTCTTGGAGATCCACAACAGGCAATTACAGTTCCAGAGGAGTTTACTATAATGGATGTCCCGCTTCTCATGAAATTAACAGAGAGAGTTCTCAAAGAGAACGACTTGAAAAAAGATTGTTGGGTTATGCTCGACACGACCTTCAGACTACCACGTCCTTCAGAAGACCCTATAAGCCACGGATTTTATAGAGGAAAACTACATGCGCACTATACCTCAAGAGAACGATTAGAGATTATTAAAGACTCGATATTAGACAACATCAGCAGAATTACTTCTGCGCTTGACAAAGCGGGTGTTCGAGCAACTTCACTTGACGTTAAAAAGATCGTTGACGGAATAGAGGAGGCTATAACTTCTAACATTCCGATAGTCGTTGTAAAAACTCGTCCTTTTAAGAGTGGAGACACTTACGACGAAGAGCGCGTTAAAAAGGCATTTATAATTTCCTCTATTTTTCAATTGGCATCTCACTTTTCTGGATATAGTTTCAGCGTAACTACTACTGCTCCATACTGTGATATCGTTGATTCAATAGCATTTAAATTTCACAGAAGATTTCACAACTTTGGATCGATACGAGCACCGAGGGCAGTTACCGTGCAATCACTTATAGGGGGAGAGAGCGATGTCATTGTGGCTCCACTCGGTAAAGAGTGGTTACCAAGTGAGATTCGTTACCACCCTTCGGAAGAATTTACAACAATATACGCAAGAGAACCGGAATTGCTTAACGTTCAAATGAGCAGACATCGATCACTTATGGTTGTAATTGGCAATACTGACAGATTAATGAACCAGAGAGAAAGAAGGATTCAAAGGACTGTAGAAAGGTTGGAAGAGCTTGAAGGTAAAGGAACTTTAATTATCTCTTAG
- a CDS encoding DNA methyltransferase, which yields MIRDLMQENRFPRNPWKNERIHRILVFCEHGMTKQLVNEFFQEFSKSRGNLVLDPFVGSGTVAVEAKKRGIDCVGIDSNPWSLLVTKSKVDKPRLDKKEFLEAYSNIDDYKMLIPSERLKNYHSPTQLEALGKIRSLINDFKNDSLLLTILAKVAEKYSRLRKSPAPRYRKIVCKSSKHKIFEEFKELFLQAYSDLECYGNDGNIDLVLADSSVWLPKAFDGILTSPPFANNIDYIRHTQLHILWAGLAKDSKDLGMLRSLQIPACEASARKWKKRLKENGF from the coding sequence GTGATACGGGACCTCATGCAAGAAAACCGTTTTCCAAGAAATCCTTGGAAAAACGAACGAATACACAGAATTTTAGTATTCTGCGAACATGGAATGACTAAGCAATTGGTTAACGAATTTTTTCAAGAATTTAGTAAAAGTCGTGGCAATCTCGTATTAGACCCTTTTGTCGGCTCAGGGACTGTCGCTGTAGAGGCGAAAAAAAGAGGTATTGATTGTGTAGGCATCGATTCGAACCCTTGGTCACTTCTTGTAACAAAATCAAAAGTAGACAAACCTCGTTTGGATAAAAAAGAGTTCTTAGAAGCTTACTCAAATATCGATGACTACAAGATGTTAATCCCATCAGAAAGATTAAAGAACTACCATTCACCCACCCAATTGGAAGCGTTAGGCAAAATAAGATCCCTTATTAACGATTTCAAGAACGATAGTCTTTTGTTAACGATTTTAGCGAAAGTTGCTGAAAAATATTCAAGGTTAAGGAAATCCCCCGCTCCAAGGTATCGAAAGATTGTTTGTAAATCGAGTAAGCATAAAATTTTCGAAGAGTTCAAAGAGTTGTTTCTTCAGGCATATTCAGATTTGGAATGCTACGGAAATGATGGAAATATTGATTTAGTTTTAGCTGACTCAAGCGTTTGGTTACCAAAAGCATTTGACGGTATTTTGACAAGTCCGCCATTTGCAAATAACATAGACTACATAAGACATACACAGCTACACATACTTTGGGCTGGATTGGCTAAAGATTCCAAGGATCTTGGAATGCTCAGAAGTTTGCAAATCCCGGCATGCGAAGCGAGTGCGAGAAAATGGAAAAAAAGACTGAAAGAAAATGGATTTTAG
- a CDS encoding glycosyltransferase family protein: protein MHIAVLSRWNATCGVAMHAELIVPEFLKMGHDVTVFAPYVESASRWWHHKVVRKDEDFVVRCYEEVSPEGEGGKINFDEILKRSFDVLLVESYGSVPHLEVQKLAGELKKKGIKTFVVIHEGYKKDLRYSDFSNFEKLAVFDERYVNELLNSVRDKTTVIPYPCHPLNPTKRKFAEDGLKFFSFGRQPINEYDPFFKALETLEKDYEFTYRVIRSNGELPYERKWLIQERKRLRDNREVYEELHKADIFMIPKGQTNGVVVSSTLYQCMGALIPTVVPNTRHFEMHEKEVVKFNDAKDLSEKIRRLIEDEKYRKSVVENAKKYVEENDSRKIAERFIKLFNEYS, encoded by the coding sequence ATGCATATCGCAGTTCTCTCACGCTGGAACGCTACCTGCGGCGTTGCGATGCATGCTGAGCTTATCGTCCCCGAATTTCTGAAAATGGGTCACGATGTCACAGTTTTTGCTCCCTACGTTGAATCCGCAAGTAGATGGTGGCACCACAAAGTCGTGAGAAAGGACGAAGACTTCGTCGTCAGATGTTACGAAGAGGTTTCGCCGGAGGGAGAAGGAGGAAAGATAAACTTCGACGAAATTTTGAAAAGAAGTTTCGACGTGCTTCTCGTCGAATCCTACGGCAGCGTTCCTCATTTGGAAGTTCAAAAACTGGCTGGAGAGTTGAAAAAGAAAGGCATAAAGACGTTCGTCGTTATCCACGAAGGTTATAAAAAAGACTTGAGGTACAGCGATTTCTCCAACTTCGAAAAGCTTGCGGTATTCGATGAGAGATACGTTAACGAGTTGTTAAACAGCGTCAGAGATAAAACGACCGTGATTCCCTATCCGTGCCACCCGCTAAATCCGACGAAGAGGAAGTTCGCAGAAGACGGATTAAAGTTCTTCAGCTTCGGAAGGCAGCCAATTAACGAGTACGATCCATTCTTTAAGGCTTTAGAAACACTCGAAAAAGATTACGAATTTACATACAGAGTGATTAGATCGAACGGAGAGCTACCCTACGAAAGAAAATGGCTAATTCAGGAGAGGAAAAGGTTAAGGGACAACAGAGAAGTTTACGAGGAGCTCCATAAAGCGGATATTTTCATGATTCCGAAAGGTCAAACGAATGGAGTTGTCGTTTCCTCAACACTTTACCAGTGCATGGGCGCTTTAATCCCTACAGTCGTCCCAAACACGAGGCACTTTGAGATGCATGAGAAGGAGGTTGTAAAGTTCAACGACGCAAAAGATCTCTCCGAAAAAATTAGAAGGTTAATAGAAGATGAGAAATACAGAAAAAGCGTTGTCGAGAATGCTAAGAAATACGTCGAGGAAAACGATTCGAGGAAAATAGCGGAGAGATTCATCAAGCTCTTCAACGAATATAGCTAA
- a CDS encoding phosphoribulokinase, giving the protein MILEKLKEPFLIGVAGDSGSGKTTFAESVRKIFAGNVATITLDDYHKYGRKERKKLGITPLNPEMTNLDLFREHLKLIKEWKEFEKPVYDHEKGEVKCCEIFKPEKIVIAEGLHVLYDGIREILDYKIFVDPARIIKRKWKIKRDMEKRGYRKEEVIEEIIQRESDYKRYVDFQKIYADVVIKIYPSSLESTERISTLLGMEEMYRVRLIFTNLSFELDHVTLNVDLSRLIKASERDFAISFFSDYYYGKRASFIDIDGFLNVEIFESLLDALRDETGYKVRWEAREYVNSIEVAKLLLCWNLVEIIKMKG; this is encoded by the coding sequence ATGATTCTCGAAAAGCTAAAAGAGCCTTTCTTGATCGGAGTTGCCGGAGACAGTGGCTCGGGGAAAACCACCTTTGCCGAGAGCGTGAGGAAGATTTTTGCTGGAAACGTCGCAACGATCACTCTCGACGATTATCACAAATACGGAAGGAAGGAAAGGAAAAAGCTTGGAATAACGCCGCTGAATCCCGAAATGACAAATTTGGATCTGTTTAGAGAACACTTAAAGTTGATAAAGGAGTGGAAAGAGTTCGAGAAGCCTGTTTACGATCACGAGAAAGGAGAAGTGAAGTGTTGCGAGATCTTTAAGCCGGAAAAGATAGTTATCGCTGAAGGATTACACGTTCTTTACGACGGAATCAGAGAGATACTCGATTACAAAATCTTCGTCGATCCAGCAAGAATCATCAAGAGGAAGTGGAAGATTAAAAGAGACATGGAGAAAAGGGGGTACAGGAAAGAAGAGGTAATAGAGGAGATAATTCAGAGGGAAAGCGATTACAAGAGGTACGTGGACTTTCAAAAAATATACGCTGACGTCGTAATAAAAATTTACCCGAGCTCGTTGGAGAGTACGGAAAGAATTTCCACACTCCTCGGAATGGAAGAGATGTACCGGGTTAGACTTATTTTCACGAACCTCTCCTTCGAGCTCGATCACGTCACCCTCAACGTAGATTTATCCCGGCTTATAAAAGCGAGTGAAAGGGATTTTGCCATCTCCTTTTTCTCCGATTATTACTACGGAAAAAGAGCAAGCTTCATCGACATAGACGGTTTTCTCAACGTGGAAATTTTCGAATCTCTGCTCGACGCTTTGAGGGACGAAACGGGATACAAGGTGAGATGGGAAGCTCGAGAATACGTGAATTCGATAGAAGTGGCGAAGCTTTTACTCTGCTGGAACTTAGTGGAGATAATCAAGATGAAAGGGTAA
- a CDS encoding type I phosphomannose isomerase catalytic subunit has protein sequence MEVVVKNVPLLKKKDWAGDRLSKYKGGEKIGESWEVSTHFSGISEVIYNGKVIPLTEFVKKFEDVLSFSEFPIMVKLLDVGKLLSVQVHPSDEMAKKLGEKDRGKSEGWIALSEGKVYLGMKDYSKEATIENLVAFEAEVFDTFPIYPGTVHTAENIFLLEVSTPSDLTYRIYDPYGRETHLGKAKYCVREVKISKGRMKLEMEEFCAEVVEVNGEKSFQDDKVNVIVALNEVFIKSKNSLKLNDYESCIVLPDNEYAVEGKGFVVRIYPLKSND, from the coding sequence ATGGAAGTGGTTGTGAAAAACGTCCCCCTCCTTAAGAAAAAAGATTGGGCTGGGGACAGACTTAGCAAGTATAAGGGAGGAGAAAAAATCGGAGAGTCTTGGGAAGTTTCGACACATTTTTCCGGAATTAGCGAGGTTATTTACAACGGAAAGGTTATTCCTCTAACCGAATTCGTTAAGAAGTTCGAAGACGTTCTAAGCTTCAGTGAATTCCCGATAATGGTAAAGCTTCTCGACGTAGGAAAGCTTCTGAGCGTCCAAGTTCATCCGAGCGATGAAATGGCTAAGAAGCTCGGAGAGAAGGATAGAGGGAAAAGCGAGGGATGGATAGCTCTCAGCGAGGGAAAGGTTTACTTGGGAATGAAGGACTACTCAAAAGAAGCGACGATAGAAAATCTCGTTGCTTTCGAGGCTGAAGTTTTCGACACCTTCCCGATTTATCCCGGAACGGTTCATACGGCTGAGAACATTTTCCTCCTTGAAGTTTCGACGCCTTCAGATCTAACTTACAGAATTTACGACCCCTACGGAAGAGAAACCCACTTGGGGAAGGCGAAATACTGCGTTAGAGAAGTGAAAATCAGTAAAGGAAGAATGAAACTGGAGATGGAAGAATTTTGTGCGGAGGTTGTTGAAGTAAATGGAGAAAAAAGTTTTCAGGATGACAAAGTAAACGTTATCGTGGCTTTAAACGAAGTTTTCATCAAGAGTAAAAATTCTCTCAAGTTAAACGATTACGAGAGCTGTATCGTGCTTCCGGACAATGAGTATGCTGTTGAGGGGAAAGGATTTGTTGTCAGAATTTATCCACTGAAAAGTAACGATTAA
- a CDS encoding glycoside hydrolase family 130 protein, which produces MFRKICEITAFKRENKTVDIVKRIGAITADRIHLKRYPKDNPVTAFNPGLILVDGELKLYVRIVLGYFTYASAVAEITIPLEEVEANAFPGHYSGDIVVFPDNRYDIWGVEDPRVYRIGDEIMMTYCGRTVSYFDPSIRVERTLPVCAKKVDKKWKKTCVFRFPRDMRSFVVSDKDAFLVKTKDGIKLFHRPHMRDENFYLSVSDVDGEGELGDGGLKEIPLKNTAIAYEAAEFEEKIGWGTPPVKVDNEYLFFVHAVARELKFYRVFALLMDEDLNVVSVTPHYIMEPREIYEVYGDRPYTIFPCGAEIVDDKIIISYGAADSAVGLGEIKIDEIMSELDKNRCD; this is translated from the coding sequence ATGTTTAGAAAAATCTGCGAAATTACAGCTTTCAAAAGAGAAAATAAAACCGTTGATATAGTTAAAAGGATCGGAGCTATAACAGCTGATAGAATTCATCTCAAAAGGTATCCTAAGGACAACCCGGTCACAGCATTTAATCCCGGTTTAATACTCGTTGACGGGGAGCTGAAGCTTTACGTGAGGATAGTTCTCGGATACTTCACCTACGCAAGTGCCGTAGCTGAGATAACGATTCCGCTGGAAGAGGTTGAAGCTAACGCTTTTCCGGGGCATTACTCTGGAGATATAGTGGTGTTCCCGGATAACAGATACGACATCTGGGGTGTCGAAGATCCGAGGGTTTACAGAATAGGCGACGAAATAATGATGACGTACTGCGGGAGAACCGTAAGCTACTTCGACCCGAGCATTAGGGTTGAAAGAACTCTGCCAGTTTGCGCTAAAAAAGTTGATAAGAAGTGGAAGAAAACATGCGTCTTCAGATTTCCGAGGGACATGAGGAGTTTCGTCGTTAGCGACAAGGACGCTTTTCTCGTTAAAACTAAGGACGGAATTAAGCTTTTCCACCGCCCTCACATGAGAGACGAAAACTTCTACCTCTCCGTAAGCGACGTAGACGGAGAGGGAGAACTCGGAGATGGTGGTTTGAAGGAAATTCCTTTAAAAAACACTGCAATAGCCTACGAAGCTGCTGAATTCGAGGAAAAGATTGGCTGGGGAACGCCGCCGGTAAAAGTGGATAACGAGTACCTGTTTTTCGTCCACGCCGTAGCAAGGGAATTGAAGTTCTATAGAGTATTTGCCCTTTTGATGGACGAAGATCTGAATGTCGTTTCCGTCACGCCTCACTACATAATGGAGCCGAGGGAAATCTACGAAGTTTACGGAGATCGTCCTTACACAATATTCCCCTGCGGAGCTGAGATAGTCGACGACAAAATAATAATCTCCTACGGAGCCGCCGATTCGGCTGTCGGGCTTGGAGAGATTAAAATCGACGAAATAATGAGCGAACTTGATAAGAACAGGTGCGATTAA
- a CDS encoding DUF362 domain-containing protein, which translates to MLIVERVESYDDAWDFVERALKKSGIKNEKAVIKPNFVKFDDPSKGSITHPEVVKAAASFFDEPIIVEGGVTNDAADKCYDEFGLREWKCVNVNRESKVKIRIGGKALKEVEVGKSALLTKELPYISLPKMKVHSLAKITVGIKNNMGFLKKPAIYMHFNIHQKLLDLLSFFKPDFVIVDGVIGGEGSELNTKPVNHGVMIASEDVALVDYLAAYLMGFDPEEIDYVRIAAKGKKVDLEKYEDLRREYRISFLGRLMGALRI; encoded by the coding sequence ATGCTCATAGTTGAGAGGGTTGAAAGCTACGATGACGCTTGGGACTTCGTCGAGAGAGCTTTGAAGAAGTCCGGAATTAAGAATGAAAAAGCAGTTATAAAGCCCAACTTCGTCAAGTTCGACGATCCGAGCAAGGGAAGCATAACTCACCCGGAAGTTGTTAAAGCTGCTGCAAGCTTTTTTGACGAACCAATTATTGTTGAGGGAGGCGTAACGAATGATGCCGCTGACAAATGCTACGACGAGTTCGGCTTGAGAGAGTGGAAGTGCGTGAACGTAAATAGAGAAAGCAAGGTGAAAATTCGCATAGGAGGAAAAGCTTTAAAAGAAGTGGAAGTCGGGAAATCCGCTTTGCTAACAAAAGAACTCCCCTACATTTCCCTTCCTAAAATGAAGGTTCATTCGCTGGCTAAGATTACCGTAGGGATAAAGAACAACATGGGATTCCTCAAGAAGCCAGCCATCTACATGCACTTCAACATTCATCAAAAGCTTCTGGATTTGCTGAGCTTTTTCAAGCCGGACTTCGTTATAGTGGATGGTGTCATCGGCGGGGAGGGAAGCGAGCTTAACACCAAGCCAGTAAATCATGGAGTAATGATCGCGAGCGAAGACGTTGCTTTAGTCGATTATTTAGCAGCCTACCTCATGGGCTTCGATCCGGAGGAGATAGATTACGTCAGAATTGCGGCGAAGGGTAAGAAAGTAGATCTCGAAAAGTACGAGGATTTGAGGAGAGAGTACAGAATCTCCTTTCTCGGCAGACTAATGGGGGCTTTGAGGATTTAA
- the glnA gene encoding type I glutamate--ammonia ligase, translating into MEEEVRKILEENGVKQVLCAFTDVRGYLMTFSIPAREFIEGNTFDGIGFDGSSIRGFKTIEQSDMVWMPDPKTLRVIPWENDPLQKSAIMFGDVYEAWAAEQADCDPRGYVAKRMEKQLKDKGLSVIFGPEIEFFLFEKIDPTRLYWDLWVSPNGGAGDSWGPPRVMPESRELEAGWYVIRPKEGYFRPPPEDTTVAYRNELVHYLEKLGIIVEYHHHEVATAGQVELDFKPMQLVDVSDAFYLYKFAAKNVAALHGMMAVFMPKPLYLDNASGMHVHQSLWEGEPFKGKNIFADPDDEFMLSQKARYYIGGLLEHAKALTALCAPTINSYKRLVPGFEAPIYICWSPRNRSALVRVPMYHRKPSAIRVEYRGADPSTNPYLSLAAMVAAGLDGIKKKIDPGDPIMEDVYELSESQKRELGIGELPTTLRDALDHLATDEVIQKVLGSHIFDAFMSIKIDEWNQYCLYITPWEIMKYLDI; encoded by the coding sequence ATGGAAGAGGAAGTGAGAAAGATTTTAGAAGAGAACGGCGTAAAGCAAGTGCTCTGCGCTTTTACAGATGTGAGAGGTTATCTCATGACTTTCAGTATTCCAGCGAGAGAATTCATAGAAGGAAACACTTTCGACGGAATTGGCTTTGACGGATCATCGATCAGAGGTTTCAAAACGATAGAGCAGAGCGACATGGTGTGGATGCCGGATCCGAAGACTTTGAGAGTAATACCGTGGGAAAACGACCCTCTGCAAAAATCCGCCATAATGTTCGGAGACGTTTACGAGGCTTGGGCTGCAGAGCAAGCTGATTGCGATCCGAGAGGATACGTTGCTAAAAGAATGGAAAAGCAATTAAAAGATAAAGGTTTGTCCGTAATTTTCGGTCCGGAGATCGAGTTCTTCCTCTTTGAAAAGATAGATCCGACGAGACTTTACTGGGACCTCTGGGTTTCTCCAAACGGAGGAGCCGGAGACAGCTGGGGTCCGCCGAGGGTAATGCCAGAAAGCAGAGAACTTGAAGCTGGCTGGTACGTGATAAGACCGAAGGAAGGATACTTCAGACCTCCTCCAGAAGATACAACCGTTGCATACAGAAACGAGCTCGTTCACTATTTAGAAAAGCTTGGTATAATTGTAGAATACCACCACCACGAGGTAGCTACAGCCGGACAGGTCGAATTGGATTTCAAGCCGATGCAGCTTGTTGACGTAAGCGACGCCTTCTACCTCTACAAGTTCGCCGCTAAAAACGTAGCTGCCCTCCACGGCATGATGGCTGTTTTCATGCCAAAGCCGCTTTACTTGGACAACGCAAGCGGGATGCACGTTCACCAGAGTCTCTGGGAAGGAGAGCCGTTCAAAGGTAAGAACATCTTCGCTGATCCGGATGATGAGTTCATGCTGAGCCAGAAAGCGAGATACTACATAGGCGGATTGCTTGAGCATGCTAAAGCATTAACAGCTCTATGCGCCCCAACTATAAACAGCTACAAAAGGCTCGTCCCGGGATTTGAAGCGCCGATTTACATTTGCTGGAGTCCGAGGAACAGAAGCGCTCTCGTGAGAGTTCCCATGTATCACAGAAAGCCATCAGCCATAAGAGTCGAGTACAGAGGAGCCGATCCGAGCACAAATCCCTACTTGTCTTTAGCTGCAATGGTCGCAGCGGGTTTGGACGGAATAAAGAAGAAAATCGATCCCGGCGATCCGATAATGGAAGACGTTTACGAGTTGAGCGAAAGTCAGAAGAGAGAGCTTGGTATAGGAGAGCTACCGACGACGTTGAGAGATGCTTTGGACCACTTGGCGACGGACGAAGTTATTCAGAAAGTCCTCGGCTCCCATATATTCGATGCGTTCATGAGCATTAAAATCGACGAATGGAACCAGTACTGCCTCTACATAACTCCTTGGGAAATTATGAAATACCTCGACATCTGA